DNA sequence from the Peptoniphilus sp. GNH genome:
ATTCTGGCATCCAGATTAAATAAAGATGAAATAGGAAAATTAAAAAAAGTTCTCGCCTCGCTTTTAATTTTTGATATAGTAAACCGATACGGTTTTTATATATTCACAGGCTATTCAGGTCTTAAAGAGTCCCTGCCCCTCTATCATTGTAGGATAGTTGCCATACTCTCTCTTATCTACTTTCTTAGACCTTCCAATGCTCTGGGTACAATCATCTTTTACTGGGGACTCATGGGTGGCATCTTGGCACTTTTGCATCCGATTCCAGATCCTTTTGCCTTCCCCCATATACTTCTCGTCTTATTTTTCCTCTACCACAGCGTCCTCTTTATGATGACGGTGGTAGTTGCTAAAGACGGAAACAACAAGCTCCCCCTTTCTACTGTGAGAAAGATTACCCTATGTTTTAATATCTTTTTAATCATAGTGAACTTCTTCTTAAAATCAGATTACGGTTTTTTCACAAGCCCACCAATAGCATCCGAGCTTCTTTTAAATAATTTGGGCTCAGTTGGTTACAAGGTCCTAGCCTTGATAGTTTACGATTTAATCATGATTGTTATATATAAGGCGAAATACATCTTCATCCACCTTTTGTCTAAGGACGATGAAATGTCAAACCAAACTCTAAAATAATTTTTATGGCGACTTGAGGTCGCCGTTTTTTTATGAAAAATTAAATATTTAAAAAAAGAGCAGTCTCAAACTGCTCTTTTCTTTATACATATTCTACGTATTTCTTAGTTAAAACTTTTTACTGTATATTCTCTTACTTCGGATTTTACTCCGTCTTTTTCAGCCCAGTAACGGATTTGATCTCCTGCTATTAGTTGTTTTTCTAGGGTGAAGGTTGTAAAGTCTTGACTTATTATTCTTCTTCCCCTTCTGCTTCTTACAGTTTTGGTTTCTGCTGTATATTCTTTCCAAGTTCCATTTATTTTTACTGCGAGTTTTCCGCTTGCACCATTTAGGTTGCTTAGTACATAGACTGTCTTGTAGCCTGCTCTTGGTAATTGGATTTCCATTTGTGGCAGGCTTGCTCCAAGTGCTTTTATTTCTGTGTCTTCTGTGAAGGTTATGACTAGTTTGTTGTTTTCAAGAGTTTTTCCTTCCCAGCCTTTGAATGTGTAGTCCATGGTTTTGTTGTAGACTGTTGGCGGGTCTATTGTTACTTCTTTGTCTTTTCTTACGTAGAATTTTCTTATAGCTTTTATGAAGGCTTTGTCTGTATCAGCTTCTGCTACTTTGAAGGTTACGATTATCATACCGTCTGGCCTATTTGCTTTTATTTGGTCGTCTGGTATGTTTGGATCTATTGGGATGATGTCTTCTGATTCGTATTTGGCGTTAAAGACTATGTCTTGTCCTTCTAGTTTGAGTTCCTTGTCCCAGCCTATGGCTTTGTAGTATTTTGCTGCTTTTATTTCTGGCACTTTCATTCCGGCTTGTTTTGCGTCTTCAAAGGATAGGTCTTTTGCAACTTTGTAGGTGACTTCTTCTTTGTTTAGACTTCCATTTGCTTCTTGTTTGAAGCTTACTTTTATAAATTGTGGTTCTACTTGGTCGTTTTCTCTTATTTCTTTTACTGGGTCTTGCCAAGTAGCTATTAGGGTTTTGTTTTCTTCTATGCTTGTGTTTAAATCGAAGTAAGCGGCCTCATTTTCTTTGCCTTTTTCTTTCCAACCGACGAATACTTTGCCTTCAAGTTTTGGTTCGTCAAAGGCTTGTAGTTTTTGTCCATGGGAAACTTCTTGACTTTTTACGTTGCTTCCTCCCATTGAGATGAAGGTTACGGTGTGCTTAGTGCTTGTCCATTGGGCTATGGCTGTTTTATTTTCATTTAATGTTATTTGATCTCCCTCTCCATAAGTTGTGTCATCTATCTTCCAGCCTGCAAATACCGCATTTTCTTTTTGTAATTTGCCTTTGTTTGCCAAGTTAACTACGGTACCAACTTTTACCCTTATAGCATCTGGCACTGTTCCTCTTACATCAGCTCCACCATTTTCATAAATCAATGTTACCGTCTTTTCTATTGCTTTAAAGATAGCAACAAATTCTTTGTTTCCTTTGATAACTGAACCTTCGTCAATATTTTCTTGCCATTCTTTAAATTCGCAATCTTCATTCGCAGTGACCTTTGGTATTACTATGGTCTTGTTGTCCGGTGTTTTTGTTTGGCCTATTTTAATACCAGCGTTTGGATTTACGAAGTAGACTATTTCATCTTTGCCATCTACTTTTCCATTGCCATCTGTTTTGAAGGTGACTGTTACATAGCCTTCTGGCTTTTTAACGCTATCATCAGTTTTAGTAATTATGTCATTTGACTTTTCAAATTCAAATTCGAAAACTGCCTCTTGTGCAAATTGTCCTTTTAGGGTCTTGCCATTTGCATTAGTCCAATTTTCTCCATTCACAAAGTATCCAGTGTCTGGTGTCTTTTTGATTGATGCTGCTATTGCTTCTAAATCTATTTCTACTTCTGGTGATACATAATAGATGAAGTCGCCTGTGAGTGTGCCTTCTAGTTTTCCGCCTTCTTTGGCTTTTAAAGTAATTTTTACATAGTTTT
Encoded proteins:
- a CDS encoding TIGR02206 family membrane protein, whose translation is MNFLKEFYRTQPDGAFKAYSPMHLAFILFVASLVILASRLNKDEIGKLKKVLASLLIFDIVNRYGFYIFTGYSGLKESLPLYHCRIVAILSLIYFLRPSNALGTIIFYWGLMGGILALLHPIPDPFAFPHILLVLFFLYHSVLFMMTVVVAKDGNNKLPLSTVRKITLCFNIFLIIVNFFLKSDYGFFTSPPIASELLLNNLGSVGYKVLALIVYDLIMIVIYKAKYIFIHLLSKDDEMSNQTLK